GCTATAACTGTATCACCATTTTTGCTTAAAacgttttatgacgtcatttggcATGGAATTTAAGAACAAAACTATTTTGGCAATGTCGTTTTGTTTTTTCGTTAAGCGTCTGCCTTTGTTTATTTATCTGCCTGCTTGTGTCATGCAGATTGTAAGATAAGAAATAAACACCTGTACACATATTTACGTAAAATGACCCAGTATATCAATAACAGAATAAGATTATGAAGGCACAGAGTTCAGGAcaagagtacatgcatgtgtcaattcagttaaaatatataaatcattgcATTCTTAAGTAGTATTGGGGTGTCCTGGAGTAGTCGTGAGTTGTCCTTGGGCAGTACTGGTTTGTCCCTTGGTAGTCATGGTGTGTCCTTGTGTAGTTCTGGGGTGTTCTTGGGTTGCTCTGGGATGTATTTGAGTAGTTTAAGAGTGGTTTAGTGCACTTTTAAGGTTTTGTCCGATTGTCTTTGGGTAGTAATGGGGCGTCCTTTGGAAGTCACGGTTTGTAGTTTTCAGGTAGTGTGTCGATAGTCCTCGAGTGTCCTTTGGTGGTAATGGAGTTTCATTCAGTAATTATGAAGTGTTCTTCGGCAGTTCTTGGGTGTTATTGTTTAGATTCAATGTGTTCTGTGGTAGGTTTGGCGTATCCTTTGGGAAGTAATAGTGTGTCCACGAGTAGTTTTTGGTTTCCTTGAGTAGTCATGTTCATTTTTAGTAGAACTGGAGTTTCTTTGTGTATTCAAGTTATGTCCTTAAATAGTACTGGAGTACCTTTGACTAGCCCTGTGGTGTCTTTAAGTAGTACCGAAGTATCCTTGGTAGCCATCAGTGTCCTTCAGTAGTCCTCATGGTGTCATAGGGTAGTACTGGAGTGTTCTTATGTATTTCCTGCCTTTTTGGTGTTGTTTCAGGGTGTTCTCGGGTTGTGTCTTTGTGCAGTTGCAGGATGTTCTAAAGTAGCTCATAAGATAGTTGTGCGGTGTATACTGTGGATATTTAAGTGTAGCCAAGGGATAGTCTTTGGTGTATTGAAGTCCTGGTGTGTCCTTTGGTAGTTTTGGAGTGTCCTAAAAAGTGAATCTTTACCAAGTTTGACGATGTAACATTCAAATGTCATGATCATTTGGTTGACACATACATATCAGCTAGTGTTAACAGATCAGCCCAATCATTTAAGACCTCCTTGACTATACATACCAAAATATGAATTGGAATCATAACAAACAAACCAGTTTACTTAATGTCTTTTAAACTGATTAGAACATGTGGCCTGTTGTCAAACATTTGACTTTTTTGAGATGCAACAAATCGAATTtgacatgaaaataaatgttctgaaCATTTATCACCAATAGTCGCTTCTAAGATTTacaaggttttattttcaatatttgacaCAGTGACCTACTCTTATTTTCGTAAAATATTGATGACGGCTAAAGTGTTAACTATGAACAGCACTCGTTTGATAAATTCTCAGATTAATTAGATTCGAATGTTGGGGAAATGTGATTTCTGTATAAACACACAAACAgtttattatatgatatttacgTAAACACgttttgtaaatgtatatcATGTAATGCAATGGATTAATAAACACAATCCGGGAACTTTATAACACTGAATgcatataattttcaaatagtGAAACCAGTAAACATAGCCTGAAACTGAAAACAGAATTTGAGTGAACTGACTTTATTTAGATTGTTGTTCGTCcgttcttttttctttttacatttggaaattttaattaaaaaagcaatCAAATTCatgatatgaaattaaaatgaaagaagcaatttaatacatttaacaatcAGTTTTACATTTACTGAAAACACAACCGCTTAAGGGTTGAAAATGCTAGTTGCCATAGCAAATTtctgtatataaacatttgttatgaATGTAATGACTAAAATATGATTACACTCAACTTGATTATAACTCAAATATCTTCCGAACAGtttattttccaatttgaaGGGGTTATTTTGGTGTACCATTATAATAAGTAATATGTGAACAATAGTATATTTTAATCCCTCTGCCAGAAATAATGTGTGAGAAAAATCTTTGGCTTATTACTATTTCATAAATTGcacattgaatattgaaatctCTAGCAagcttattttttattcaattaaagaAGCAATTTTAATCGCAAATATGATGAAcgacaattaataaaataactttaaagatTTACCGAAAACGacgaaaatatatcaaaattaatgattttgatGAAGGATTCCgtgaattatttgaaagaaacgTGATGAAAACACACACGGCATTTCAGATGAAAATTTGATCACTGTACATCTTTAATCCCTGACTAGTCATTTAACATTTGTGCAtttcagctatcaaatacacgattacaatcctgttataaataattattcatgttattataattatatagaagATTTTctataatgaattatttagtaagtagataAATGCTTATGAAGTATGAATAAGATTAATACACAACATTATTATCTGTCctcaatatatataaacatataaattaccATTAGTGGGTGATGTAATTTGACCCTAAATATGTCTTAGCAGTTtaccatttttcttaaatatatcacataatGAGAAATGCATGCTCGAAGTTAAATCTTATGCTCTGtagtaaaaagaaataaaaaagattgatttaaaaacaatttacaagCATATAAACTTTTACAAATTATCTAATTATTTCGTGATTTTGAGTGAACTTACGAAAATGAGTTTTTTCTTAAGATCTGTGTTAGTCTATTCCATATACAACTcgataaataaacaatgagtttttgaataaattgcatTAAACGCTTTAGCATAATGCAATACGCTAGATGTCGTTTGCCCTGTACCaataaacggggtttatgtttaaacgtgtggctactgagcttgtttctgtagtttttcacataagtattaaacaCATAATTTGGAGATATAAtacgttttaataaaaaaatgatttcaaatatgaCCTTTACCTTGATTGGAAAAAAGAGCTAAAAATATGGACAAGGATTATGGCACAACCAAATCAAAGCTATAACTATTTGACAACATAGTATTTTTTCATAAGGATTAGAATAAACGCATATTGGAtgcttttcaagaattaaatttTTTAGTGAATTATGAATTTAACCGTATACAGTCACaaagtattttatattaaacaggAATTAAACGTAAAAATTATAGGATCAATTCAGCATTGtgaagtttttgtttgtttacatgaaGTTAAAGGTATAAATGAAGGAAAGTTTTAAAGCCCCACTTTCTGTTTTTGCAATAGTTAATATTGACGAAAACAGATATATTATCTGTGTGCACTAGGCCGTTTGAGCGCTCAGTTTTTAATTTTCTCCCTAAAAAAGATCAGGAAACGCTATCACAAACTCGGAGATGTAGAAGGAAACTTGGTTATGAtttgttcttcaaatatattttttatcaggtTCTCATTTCGTTTGTTTCTGAATTGAACTATATCTATATGGCCATTCGTTTTCACTTCTTAATACCAATGTGTATTGATAAGGATTGaatatatagtaaaatatatattccttTGATTTTGCGCACGTTAGGATCATATTTAAGGTTTTTTGAACAAGGTTTTGTGAATGCAACATAGTACATAATACACTGAACATAAGAATTCCTTTTTTTCTATCAAAACGATGATAGTGAAATACTTATGAAATTGTAACTAGTTTACACCTTGTGAATTGATCATGCAAATTGACTCAGTGATTAATTGAactcttaatttaaaaaaaaataaaaaaatgcccaACGTTCCGCATTTAACAAAGGAACAAAATGAACGGACCTGGTATTACtagtccgcccggttagcttaatcggtagagcgttggactgtgaatcggacaacccggcttcgattcccgggcggaccaggtcatttctgttgtgattggttatgaaatcctttttacgaccattcgcactgtaaaactgcccctggcatgtacagaagttgtcagttcttTGCAAAGGTGAaagcacctagtactggttaatcGCCTGATAGTCTGCCCAAGATAGGTGTGGGGTGGTTGAATTGTCATTCTGGGAgacttcaatgtgctcacgccgggactcGGAgaataaactactaacaccaccactaACATCGCCACCTGGTCTTACTTATACCGACGCACACTTTTAGTTCCTGCTTAAGTATACTATAAGCAAAGTTTTAATTCATACTCgactaaacaaaaatatttttgtccaaTATTTAGAAAATCAAAGATACAAGGACAAATGAATAACATAAAAGATAACAATCGGAATCAAACAAAGGAATGGATACATACTTTTGACACCAAATAATCTATAATTCTCTGCGAGGTGTCTGTCACCTTTATTGAAAACAGGACTTATATTTGCATTTCTCCAATCTGCTGGTAGGGTTCTCGTGTCCACTgagtattggaaaaaaatgttattggtGATGCTAGTTCattgccatatgttttcaacaCTATGTTAGGTATTTGTTCTGCGCCCATGACCTTAGCAGTAATTAAGTCCAAGAGTAACTTCAGGACACCTTGTTCAGTAATTGTCAACTCAAGAATGGATTGAATACAATTTTTctggtattttaatttgttttcgtttaccgtttctgatatttaattaaacactatcTGGAACTGTTCTACCAGTAAATCAGCTTTACAATTTGAGTCTGTAATGACATTTCCAGGCTTTTTAAGGGGGGATACATCAATATATTCTTGCTTTTTTGATTTAACATAGTTCCAAAACGGTTATGAGTTCTTATTTTCAATTCCTTCCTTAATAGTATTGTTCACATAGTCCCATTCTGTTTTCCGAAACGAGCATTTACATTCTTTCTGAACTTTctaaattatgttaaatttcctgttttcaacttttttttcaacatcaagttaattgtataaaaatgacCACACAATTTAAACTGCATTTGTAATTTGATAAGTGTTCCgttacaatgaaattaaatatcttGAGGATGTATTAGATGTTAAATGGTATTTAAAAATGGTCATACTTGaagatgttttattcatgtacgTCATACTTCGTACACTTATGAATACTCAACAACGCAGAACAATCTTAGTTTAAATCTTAAGATaacaacttaaaaaaaagtttctgGTGTTTTTCGCGAGTAGCATGTAGCCATCAGGTGCGCGTATGTTTTTCGCTATCAAAGGGGAAACAATATTGCTGCGGCCGTGGTGTGTTTATTGCAATATCTAACGAATTTAGCAcaacaaaagttttaaaattatccTCCGCTTTTCTCAATCAAATAtaaggaaaattaaaacatttagatttgagtaattttatttcataacgCCAGTTTATCATTAGTTAATTCTAAGTTAATGTCATTAAGATTGtaaatacttatattatataCGATAAAACGAAATTGATCAAATAATCCAAAAATGATATTGAACTAAGAAAATTAGCTAAAGAAAACATTGTCTCATTTAAATATCCAAAAGCTCGTAGTCCATGTTGTTTGTTTGCAGTTCAGTGTACGCTTCATCTTGTACTCCTGCCGTCGTATTATGTCGTACGCTCAATTGTTGTGCGCCTGCCGTTGTATTATGTCGGTTGCTCAATTGTTGATAGTGCATTTCTTGatctgaaataaacattatacatttatcaatgacagtgttcttaatttaaattaatgttcGAGTATGAATTCAACCTTTTTTATGAATCTCGAATTTCCACATAACTAAACCAACCAAACCTTTTATATCAGTTGAGTGTTATAactcaaaaatatatgtacacatttGCTGTTGGTCAATTAGGTAAGGTTTATGTGAAAAGaaacacaattatatttaacatgaaTAAACAGCTGTTCAATTATTACTATAATAACACTACAGAATACTTTATTACGTTTTACCTTCTATGGTAAATGGATTAGGATTACGGAATGCACGTTGGTTTCCACTTTCAGACGGTTTCTTATGAAGTTTTCTCCTTAAAGAAAATGGATTtgttacaatgtttttttgtttcttttataaaatactaTTATAACTTTACAGATGTCTCGTCCGTTAAATATTCTTGATATTACTTAAAGTTGGCtacatttcataaaaagaaatatcGACAAGGTActcttcaaaatgatatttcgtATAAGGTGCAATGCTTTTTTGTGTAGAGCAGGgatacaaaattgttttttttcttcaaaacagtgTATTGAACAGACCTTTTCATGTACAGAAACACAACGATGACAATGACCACAGATACAATTGTAATTGCCCCACCAACAGTTCCCCCGATTAACTTTCCAACTGATGCATCGGATTTAGGCGTCGATGTTGctgaaatttgtttaaaaataaacgtgttttaaattgatatatgtGTGTAAATGTCAAATTCgtgaataattataatattgcaGGCAGGTAAGGTTGCAAGCATGACAAGCAGTCGCCCTAACTAAGGAAAACAATATCACGTGTTTACCACTCGCACAGGTGATCCCTTTGTAACCTTCCCTGCAGCCATGTAGACATCGACCGTAGTTGTCACATCTTGTTTTGTTGGGTTCAGATGCGCATGTCGAGGGACACTCTAAATCGCATTTATCGGCGTAAAAGTTGCGAATACAACCTTGGAGACACTGGCCTGTTGTATCATTACATAATTTGTTGACACAGGTTTCACTACATTGTGTTGCACAGTGATCCCCAAAGCTTATTAAAGAGTTGTTTGCACACCGTGTACATGTTCCATTCTCCTGCAGACAGGATATGCAAGAAGGATGACATGAATTGTTGCAGTTATGACCCCAGTACCGCTCATTGCAACCTTGAAGACACTGGCCTGTTTTAGCATCACATTctttgttaaaacatgtatcaCTGCATTGTCTTGCACATACACTTTCTGTGTTTGGTGAGAACCCGCTTTCACAAATAACACAGTACCGCTCAACCTGAccacattttatacaatttacatCGTAATCTATACATAAATCTGCACAGTCTGCACCGGTATATCCGTCCTCACAACCATTTAAGCACTGGTCTTCTGAAACGCACTGTCCATTTCTGCAATTTGTGCTACACTCACAGCATGTAccattatatgtataaaacgAGTCATTGAGGCATGATGGGCAGTTCAAGTAGTCAACACAgtattttttgttacatttgCAGTATTTGCTTTCGATTTCGAAACCATTAGTACACCCATTGCATGCTTCACTGTTTAATTCACATTGACAGTTTGGTAGACATTTACAAGAAGGTCCGCTATATCCACCGAAACATGATAAACAGTGTGTAGAATTAGTCTGAGAACATGCTTTACAAATGCTATCACATTTGTCATTGCAAGCGGCGGCTGTAAATCCATCCATACAACCATCTGTACAGAGGCCACAGCATTTATCGCAATGTGATCCTAAGCAATTAGCCGAGCATTGGTGTGTGCAGTCTAAACCAAAAAAACCTTCTTTACACGCTAAACAGTTTTCAATTGAAGAGCATTTATAGCAACGATCCGGACAAAATGAGTTGCAATAAATTCCAAAATAGCCGTCGTTACAAATATCACATATTGCACCTTTGTAGTTGTATTCACAAATGCATGTGCCATCGTCTTTGTTACAGATGTTTCCTGTACAACCTAGCCCGCATGGTTTATCACAGGAATCACCATAATGTCCTACAACACAGGTTTCGCACCTTGCACCGGTGAAATTGGATAAACAGTCGCAAGTTCCATCTCTATTGCACGTTCCATTGATGCAACCATTTGTACATGGAGTGGTGCAGTTGTCGCCGTAATATCCAGGTTTGCAGTTTTCACAGTTGCTTCCGGTAAATTGCGAATGGCATGAACAGTGACCTTCATTGTTACAAATATTCTTACAACCTACGGAACACGATTTTGAACAAAGAGAAGAGAAGTAACCGGCCTTACAGGAAATACAATTGGTTGAATTTGTGCATCCACAATTATCGTTGATACAATCATTATTGCAAAGTTCTCCGTATTTCCCTAGTACACACATGTCACATgtatttcctttaaaatattCCACACAGTCGCATGAGCCATTATCATTGCATTTTTCCTCAATGCATCCTTTTGAACAAGCCGAATTGCAATGTTGGCTTACATCGTAAAATCCATCAAGGCAATAATCACAATCGGTTTGAGCACACGCGCAGTTTCTGTATTCACAGGCATTTGAACACTCGTCAGATGGTGCGTAAAATCCTGGCTGACATATTAGACACACACCGTCCATTTGGCCACAATACTGACAGTGTTCTGAGCATAGCCACATGCAGCGGGGCTGATAATATCCATTTTTGCAGCCATCCTTACACGCCTGGTTATAGCCAAAGTAATCCCCGCATATGTCATTCAGGCAGCACTGGCATCGACCAGGACATGAGTCACATTTAGCTGGAAATCAATTTaagttcaacaaaatatttgatttttttaaacaatgtccAGTGCgagagtgagtgagtgagaaATCGAGCgcgtgagtgagtgagtgagtgagtgagtgagtgagtgagtgagtgagtgagtgagtgagtgagtgagtgagtgagtgagtgagtgagtgagtgagtgagtgagtgagtgagtgagtgagtgagtgagtgagtgagtgagtgagtgagtgagtgagtgagtgagtgagtgagtgagtgagtgagtgagtgagtgagtgagtgagtgagtgagtgagtgagtgagtgagtgagtgagtgagtgagtgagtgagtgagtgagtgagtgagtgagtgaattaataaattaataatttaataatttaataattaatatattgaagGAGTTTTTAATCTATATCGAGTTGAATAACTAAGCTTAAGTTTTAAACCTATTGGTACAAgattaaataatcaaaacaaagtaataCATACCTAATAAAAGCATCAGCAATAGAAATGGAAtctgaaatattgcaaacaatCAAGATGTATCTTATTTGAGGAACGATAAAAGAAGTTTGTCGCCAagaaataaatacagaaatgaaATATGTACTCATTTTATGCATAGCATTTCTGAAGATTAAAACATAGGATGTCCCTTTAAGCTGAATCTTGGTAAACGTTTAGGCTATGGGGCTTCTCGCTGTAGTTTTGATTGtgttatttatgatattttaaagtttaaacaaacaagaaatttaGAAGTAAAGTGCAGACTATATTCCTGTCGGTGATTTGGTTTAATTTGTCCACTTCCTGTGCATTGTAATATCAAACTGAAGAATGTGGCTAATTCAACTCTTGATAAGTGCCCTTTTGTCGATGTCAGCAAGTTTATGATTCGTatacaaagtaaaatataagaaaacattgaatataaaaaGGATTTTGTTGTGAGACACAAATGTACGTCACTACGTATTTTGATATGATGTAAAAACTTGACTtgacataaatacatgtacaaataaatattgaaaataaaatgaaaacctccttgattaattgttaaaatatgtatatactttaCCTTAACAGAGTCCATTTTCCTTCACTTATTTGCAGGCACCCTCAAGTCCCGCTTAACGCACTGCAAATCGTACAGAGCTTCCTGtttcaaataacaattaacTTAGTTGAAATTTAACGCAGGGCTCATACTTAAACATCCGACAGCCAAGTGTTGAAATAAACTTGTATAATTCGTCCTGTTAGAGGCAATATACAACCCGATatccttatttattttttttaaacgaacAGTAAATGACACGAGGAGGACATTTTGAGTATTCGATAGTTTGATACGTTCCTGGCGTGACTGCAACTGTGCTCTGAATTATAGGAGAAATAGGCAGTTGGACGGCCATACATGCTTTGACAATGTGGGATACACAAcggtatattttatttttcatattattaacatattaataGCACTCAAATCTCGAAATTGAAAACATCGGATAGCAAATCTCATTACTAGCTGACACTAGTCATTTCCATTCAATGAGTTCTATCTTTATTCGACACTTTAAGCAAATACCGAAAGAAATCCTTATTATGCTTCggacaataaatatttatctgtaaaagaagtttgaagtcaatatctcatatatttttcaaactatgCTCTGAACATGATTTCCGGACGCTCGCATGCCAATacaccaacacacacacacgcctACCATTACTCTATCCCCTTCACCATTCAGGGGCGGGTGGGGGGGGGTAATACGGATAATGCTAACAATGAAttgtataattgaaataatatcgTTAATTATGGAGTTATTCTATAAAGTAAGAGTATTGAACAAATAACAGTTTACAGGTATAACCATATATCGCCAAAATACGGATATTGCTTTGATGTCCATTAATTTTCAGTAAATTATAACTTTGGTGGGAGAGTTCTGTTTGGTGTAAATCCTAAGAATATATTATCAACACCAAAGGATTTGCTCtggtcagaaaatatatattcttgatttctcctgtaaacatgttttgatcATATAGAGTATATTTATTGTCAAGGTTTGAATAAAGAGaagtaaaaaatgtattgtcaAACACGAGAATTTATGCTGAAGTATAGCGTGGATAAATATAGCGTGCACTATGTTATGATTCAGATTATTAAGATGGCGTTGCTTGGGCAAACACGCACATTTTGAGCACATGCTAGGAATTGTTTCcagtataataaaaatactacCAAACACGCATATATGCATGTCGGTTCCTGCTTGAGATACATTTAATATACGTAATAACTAAATACAATCTTAATCACCATCTTTagaatgtttgatttattattaaatataaatttagtagataatataaaatgcattcTACTTAAAGTATTGTAACATACCAACGTTCGTTAATTCCGTTTATGCTTCAAGGTAATCATAACACAGCAGTGTTTTTCGTCACGAGGAAATAAAACCTCAAAAACATACCCTTGCCGCACACtgagcaaaataatattttgatactCTGGATTGACATCAGGAAGTTTATGATGTTATTATTCATacctgtttttttataaatgtaacatATAACTGTTTTACTGCTAGCGACATGCGTATCCGGAGGGGGCGGGCGGTAACGGCCTCGCAACACCCCCtccctaaaatcgtccaagttttctttttatttcaacaaactGTAGGggaattttaaattgatttcagTTTGAAATGCACCGAATCGGACAAGAATATATAAATCTGTTTTTAGGCGAGTACCGCCATACCCCCCTGATAACACCTTTAACCAAATCAATATCGGTTCTATTCTTATAGTCAATGCATTTGTGGCAGACAATAGTACGGATATAAATGtactgcaaaaataaaataaaatataaattgaacgGGAAAACATATGGAACATGGAGGTTTATTAAGGTGattgttttggaaacaaatggaaaacattaatcagtaaaataaaatgacaagtaAGATCAGCTGAACCATGTTATTATTCAGATCAGCAACAGAATCATGGTTGGTACAATGCGAATATTCTACAATAACTCGCAATAATTTGATTTCCAGTGTCATAATCAAATTGAGTCTGCTCTGCCTCATGATGTAACACAACCTGTTTGTCGACGACTTCTTCGGCTTCACCCTGGACAAAATCTCGAGTACGGTATAAGTCCCAGGCCTTCAAACATCTGCACTACtataaaaagaatatcattATGGTTTCTTCCTTGTCTCCATGAACTTATTGACATATCCTTACCtttcatttcaagacaaaacacaaaacaagtaGATGGTAGTTTTCCTGTCTCATGTTCTATACTTTTTGCATGCGTTATTATCATGCTTTTGGTTGACCATGCGTCTGtgagataaatatttaaattaagctGCTTGTATTGTAGAAACAGACCTAATGTTTTGTatgaaaagacaaaaaaatatgtttgcttcTACATCATGACCATGAACAAATCGATAAGTTACGTCGGCTGACTTCTTATCTTGTGTTTCTTTCGAAATGGAGTCCATATAAGAAACGCTCCAAAACGGAATTATGACATGCCAAATTACTGACAGACAACAGGAATTACGCATAATAATCGGCCTGTCCAAAACAGTGTGTAGCATATTGCTCCCGTTTTATGTGAACATtgaatttttgtataaattagaCTTTTTTATTAACCGTAGTTTACCTGCAATTAGCAAAGACTTGACCATGTTACTGTGTTGTCGAATTGACGACGGCCTGTCTAAAAATCAATGATAAAG
This genomic stretch from Mya arenaria isolate MELC-2E11 chromosome 10, ASM2691426v1 harbors:
- the LOC128206760 gene encoding multiple epidermal growth factor-like domains protein 10, producing MDSVKIPFLLLMLLLAKCDSCPGRCQCCLNDICGDYFGYNQACKDGCKNGYYQPRCMWLCSEHCQYCGQMDGVCLICQPGFYAPSDECSNACEYRNCACAQTDCDYCLDGFYDVSQHCNSACSKGCIEEKCNDNGSCDCVEYFKGNTCDMCVLGKYGELCNNDCINDNCGCTNSTNCISCKAGYFSSLCSKSCSVGCKNICNNEGHCSCHSQFTGSNCENCKPGYYGDNCTTPCTNGCINGTCNRDGTCDCLSNFTGARCETCVVGHYGDSCDKPCGLGCTGNICNKDDGTCICEYNYKGAICDICNDGYFGIYCNSFCPDRCYKCSSIENCLACKEGFFGLDCTHQCSANCLGSHCDKCCGLCTDGCMDGFTAAACNDKCDSICKACSQTNSTHCLSCFGGYSGPSCKCLPNCQCELNSEACNGCTNGFEIESKYCKCNKKYCVDYLNCPSCLNDSFYTYNGTCCECSTNCRNGQCVSEDQCLNGCEDGYTGADCADLCIDYDVNCIKCGQVERYCVICESGFSPNTESVCARQCSDTCFNKECDAKTGQCLQGCNERYWGHNCNNSCHPSCISCLQENGTCTRCANNSLISFGDHCATQCSETCVNKLCNDTTGQCLQGCIRNFYADKCDLECPSTCASEPNKTRCDNYGRCLHGCREGYKGITCASATSTPKSDASVGKLIGGTVGGAITIVSVVIVIVVFLYMKRRKLHKKPSESGNQRAFRNPNPFTIEDQEMHYQQLSNRHNTTAGAQQLSVRHNTTAGVQDEAYTELQTNNMDYELLDI